One region of Vigna angularis cultivar LongXiaoDou No.4 chromosome 10, ASM1680809v1, whole genome shotgun sequence genomic DNA includes:
- the LOC108335481 gene encoding dirigent protein 11 — MAFAFHNYAVPVFLSLLAVIPFEGTGGSHLSHNNRRERGNPTPKSLHFTLFQHESRNKTGFVIVNGVEGSEGKGESSSLFGSLLVFQDPLTAKANRSSKQLGTAEGTSITSGLDGLSSISVAKLTLRVKNHKGSISIVGGTNTFERSDYPVVGGTEDFLFVNGYVTSSPLQAKSSTLVYEIGFHLYWPPYPSPPSY, encoded by the coding sequence ATGGCATTTGCTTTCCATAACTACGCTGTTCCAGTTTTCCTTTCACTTTTGGCCGTAATCCCATTTGAGGGCACCGGTGGCTCCCATCTCAGCCACAACAACCGCCGTGAGCGTGGCAACCCTACTCCAAAATCCCTTCACTTCACCTTGTTCCAACACGAAAGCAGAAACAAAACaggttttgtgatagtgaatgGCGTGGAAGGAAGTGAAGGAAAGGGTGAAAGCTCAAGCCTTTTTGGCAGTCTTTTGGTCTTTCAGGACCCTTTGACTGCAAAAGCAAACAGATCCTCCAAACAACTGGGAACTGCAGAAGGAACTTCCATCACCTCTGGTCTTGATGGACTCAGCAGCATTTCTGTTGCAAAGTTAACTCTTCGGGTGAAGAATCACAAAGGCTCCATTTCCATTGTTGGAGGCACTAATACCTTCGAGCGTTCGGATTATCCAGTTGTAGGAGGCACGGAAGATTTCTTGTTTGTTAATGGCTATGTTACCTCTTCTCCCCTTCAGGCAAAGTCTTCAACACTTGTCTACGAGATTGGTTTTCATCTTTACTGGCCTCCATATCCATCTCCACCTTCTTATTAA
- the LOC108335325 gene encoding pentatricopeptide repeat-containing protein At4g39530 yields the protein MIRHTALDPDITNKVCGVLEPFLLSLAKSSNPVTLRQCSQIHAKLILSQCISQTHLTNTLLNMYAKFGHLRHAHILFDHMPNKNVVTWTTLISSHLRTGSLPKAFEMFNQMRETNERPNEYTFSVLLRACATPSLWGVGLQIHGLLVRSGLERDKFAGSSIVHMYFNCGNNLEGACRAFHDLLTKDLVAWNVMISGFAHVGDFSMVHRLFSEMWEVQGLKPDDRTFVSLLKCCSYLEQVKQIHGLASKFGAEADVVVGSAMVDLYAKCGDVSSCRKVFDSMEEKNIFVWSSIISGYTMNGRGEEAVHFFKDMCRQRIRPDQHVFSSTLKACVELEDFNTGVQVHGQMIKAGYQKDCFVASVLLTLYASFGELVDVDKVFRRIIDKDIVAWNSMIMAHAQPGRGSSPSMKLLQELRRTTSLQIQAATLVIVLKSCENELDFPVGRHIHSLIVKSSVSHRTLVGNALVHMYSECGQIGDAFKAFIDIVQKDDGSWSSIIGTYKQNGLESEALELCKEMLADGITFTVYSLPLCISACSQLSTIQVGKQLHVFSIKSGYNRHVYVASSIIDMYAKCGTMEESEKVFGEQVKPNEVIYNAVMCGYAHHGKAQEAIEVFNKLEKNGLTPNHVTFLAVLSACSHSGYLEDTLYFFTLMLNKYKIKPESEHYACLVDAFGRAGRLEEAYQIVQKDGSESAWRTLLSACRNHNNTEIGEKCAMRMIELNPSDHASYILLSNIYTGEGKWEEALKCREKMAKIRLKKDPGSSWLI from the coding sequence ATGATCCGGCACACGGCGTTGGACCCAGATATTACAAACAAAGTATGTGGTGTGCTTGAACCGTTTTTGCTGTCACTGGCAAAGTCTTCGAATCCCGTAACGCTGAGACAATGCAGCCAAATCCACGCAAAGCTCATTCTCTCCCAATGTATTTCACAAACCCACTTAACCAATACTCTCTTGAATATGTATGCCAAATTTGGTCACCTTCGCCATGCCCATATCCTGTTCGACCATATGCCTAATAAGAATGTTGTCACCTGGACAACCTTAATTTCCTCCCATCTCCGAACTGGGTCACTCCCAAAAGCCTTTGAGATGTTCAATCAGATGCGTGAAACGAATGAGAGGCCCAATGAGTACACGTTCTCTGTTCTGCTTCGAGCTTGTGCCACTCCTTCATTGTGGGGAGTGGGTTTGCAGATTCATGGTCTGCTAGTTCGATCTGGGCTTGAGAGAGACAAGTTTGCTGGGAGCTCTATTGTGCATATGTACTTTAACTGTGGCAATAATCTCGAGGGTGCATGTCGTGCTTTTCATGACTTGTTGACGAAAGACCTTGTTGCATGGAATGTTATGATTTCTGGGTTTGCTCATGTTGGTGACTTTAGCATGGTTCATAGGTTGTTTTCTGAGATGTGGGAGGTCCAAGGATTGAAACCCGATGATAGGACTTTTGTTAGCTTACTCAAGTGCTGTTCTTATTTAGAACAGGTAAAGCAAATCCATGGGCTTGCATCTAAGTTTGGTGCCGAAGCTGATGTTGTGGTGGGCAGTGCTATGGTTGACTTGTATGCCAAATGTGGGGATGTAAGTTCTTGCAGGAAAGTCTTTGACTCCATGGAGGagaagaatatttttgtttggagTTCTATCATTTCAGGCTATACCATGAATGGTAGAGGCGAGGAAGCTGTGCATTTTTTCAAGGACATGTGTAGACAAAGGATTAGACCAGATCAGCATGTGTTTTCGAGTACTTTGAAAGCTTGTGTTGAACTGGAGGACTTTAACACTGGAGTTCAAGTGCATGGCCAAATGATAAAAGCTGGGTATCAAAAGGATTGTTTTGTAGCAAGTGTGTTATTGACTCTCTATGCCAGTTTTGGTGAACTTGTGGATGTGGACAAGGTGTTTAGAAGAATTATTGATAAAGATATTGTAGCGTGGAACTCGATGATCATGGCTCATGCTCAACCAGGGCGAGGATCTAGTCCCTCTATGAAACTATTACAAGAACTTCGCAGAACCACCTCGTTGCAAATTCAAGCTGCCACCCTAGTTATTGTTCTAAAGTCTTGTGAGAATGAACTAGATTTTCCTGTAGGTAGACATATTCATTCACTTATAGTAAAATCGAGTGTTAGCCATCGTACTTTGGTTGGCAATGCATTAGTTCACATGTACTCGGAGTGTGGACAAATTGGTGATGCATTTAAAGCTTTTATTGACATTGTCCAAAAAGATGATGGTTCTTGGAGTTCTATTATTGGAACTTATAAACAAAATGGGCTGGAATCAGAAGCTTTGGAGCTATGCAAAGAGATGTTGGCTGATGGAATCACTTTTACCGTTTATAGCCTTCCATTGTGTATTTCAGCTTGCTCACAACTTTCAACTATACAAGTGGGTAAACAACTCCATGTTTTCTCTATCAAGTCTGGTTACAACCGTCATGTGTATGTTGCAAGTTCCATCATAGATATGTATGCTAAATGTGGAACCATGGAGGAGTCGGAGAAGGTTTTTGGTGAACAAGTAAAGCCGAATGAAGTAATTTATAATGCTGTGATGTGTGGATATGCTCATCATGGAAAGGCACAAGAAGCCATAGAAGTATTTAATAAGTTAGAGAAGAATGGTTTGACTCCCAATCACGTAACTTTCTTAGCTGTGCTATCAGCTTGTAGCCATTCGGGTTATCTGGAAGATACTTTGTATTTCTTTACATTGATGCTtaacaaatacaaaattaagCCAGAATCTGAGCATTATGCATGCTTAGTTGATGCCTTTGGCCGGGCAGGAAGGTTAGAGGAAGCTTATCAAATAGTGCAGAAGGATGGAAGTGAATCAGCATGGAGAACATTACTAAGTGCTTGTAGGAATCATAATAACACAGAAATTGGAGAAAAATGTGCAATGAGGATGATAGAATTGAATCCCAGTGATCATGCTTCGTACATTCTTCTCTCAAACATTTACACTGGAGAGGGAAAATGGGAAGAAGCTCTTAAATGTAGGGAGAAAATGGCTAAAATTCGTCTGAAGAAAGACCCAGGCAGTAGTTGGTTGATTTGA
- the LOC108335769 gene encoding replication factor C subunit 3 — protein MVSLHLGFPPIDESSYIERAVVVESLPQFLADKHQPASLNAFICNRQEAQLLKELVSHGSCPHILLKGPSGSGKRELAMALLREIYGDACYYLSHDLRHFPIQDQRLKKVSVPITSSPHHMELDVNSEPNDKYALMGLIKEISNIYAIAPEVSNINFKSDFKAHYQMGSRYSDICKLVLCCEDDADIIEAVKNRFKTVRVDAPQAHQVVEVLMQIAKNEKFDLSMNFATKIATKSKQNLRKAIMALEACKAHKSFRLETFTLTFLENCLHRLNRLTLNSREISNASLGFCPAEIDSPGNE, from the exons ATGGTTTCCCTTCACCTTGGTTTCCCACCTATTGACGAATCTTCTTACATTGAGAGAGCAGTGGTAGTGGAAAGCCTCCCACAATTCTTGGCAGACAAGCACCAACCTGCTTCACTTAATGCCTTTATTTGCAACAGACAAGAAGCTCAACTTCTCAAGGAATTG GTTTCTCATGGCTCTTGCCCTCATATTTTGCTCAAAGGACCCTCTGGTTCCGGGAAAAGAGAGCTAGCAATGGCTCTTCTTAGAGAAATATATGGTGATGCATGTTATTAT CTGTCTCATGATTTAAGACACTTCCCTATTCAG GACCAAAGGCTTAAGAAAGTCTCTGTACCCATAACATCCAGTCCTCATCACATGGAGCTAGATGTAAATTCAGAACCAAATGACAAATATGCTTTAATGGGATTAATCAAAGAAATAAGCAATATATATGCTATTGCCCCTGAAGTAAGCAATATTAATTTCAAGTCAGATTTTAAAG CACATTATCAAATGGGTAGCCGCTATTCTGATATATGCAAATTAGTACTCTGCTGTGAAGATGATGCAGACATCATTGAAGCTGTGAAAAATCGGTTCAAAACTGTACGAGTTGATGCTCCTCAAGCTCACCAA GTTGTTGAGGTTCTTATGCAGATAGCAAAGAATGAGAAATTTGATCTGTCCATGAACTTTGCTACGAAGATTGCTACAAAATCTAAGCAGAACCTCAGAAAAGCAATCATGGCTCTGGAAGCATGCAAAGCACACAAGAGCTTCCGACTGGAAACATTTACTTTAACATTCCTAGAAAATTGTCTCCATAGACTAAATAGG CTTACTCTCAATTCGAGGGAAATTTCAAATGCTTCTCTTGGATTTTGTCCAGCCGAAATTGATTCTCCTGGTAACGAATAA
- the LOC108335903 gene encoding probable serine/threonine-protein kinase PIX13 isoform X2, which produces MIMQSEITFLGTVSHPNLVKLLGYCCDDVEFLLVYEFMPKGSLETHLFWRNTNTEPLSWDTRLKIAIGAARGLAYLHTSDKQIIYRDFKASNILLDEEFNAKISDFGLAKLGPSAGDSHVTTRIIGTYGYAAPEYIATGHLYVKSDVYGFGVVLLEMLKGMRALDQKRPSGQQNLVEWIKPYLSDKSKLKSDIMDEKIVGQYSTNAALKAARLTLKCLQTDPKLRPSMQQVLHTLETIQAIKLRTRKRTKHFPTINNFH; this is translated from the exons ATGATAATGCAGTCAGAAATCACGTTTTTGGGAACAGTTTCTCACCCAAACCTGGTGAAGCTTTTGGGTTACTGCTGTGACGACGTGGAATTTCTCCTTGTGTACGAATTCATGCCAAAGGGAAGCTTGGAGACTCATCTATTTTGGA GAAATACTAACACAGAACCTTTGTCTTGGGACACTCGACTGAAAATAGCTATTGGTGCAGCTCGGGGTTTGGCTTACTTGCACACCTCAGATAAGCAAATCATATACAGAGATTTCAAAGCCTCCAATATATTACTTGATGAG GAATTCAACGCGAAAATATCAGATTTTGGTTTGGCGAAACTAGGCCCTTCTGCGGGAGATTCACACGTGACAACGAGAATCATAGGAACATATGGTTATGCTGCTCCAGAATACATTGCAACAG GTCACCTATATGTGAAAAGTGATGTTTATGGATTTGGTGTGGTGCTGCTTGAAATGCTGAAAGGGATGAGAGCACTTGATCAAAAGCGGCCTTCAGGGCAGCAGAATCTGGTTGAATGGATTAAGCCTTATCTGTCTGATAAAAGTAAGTTGAAAAGTGATATTATGGATGAGAAGATTGTAGGTCAGTATTCAACAAATGCAGCACTCAAAGCAGCACGGCTTACTCTAAAATGCCTTCAAACTGACCCTAAACTACGTCCTTCTATGCAACAAGTTCTACACACATTGGAAACCATccaagctatcaaacttagaaCGAGGAAAAGAACCAAACATTTCCCAACTATCAACAATTTCCATTAG
- the LOC108335766 gene encoding probable serine/threonine-protein kinase PIX13 has translation MGLCFSSCAPRQTPSNSLHYSGSGREGESVNGGSSSISSISGNNVVFPSVETRNLKQFNFAELKAATKGFRSDTLLGEGGFGKVYKGWLHEETLTPAKAGSGMVVAVKKLNSESVQGFREWQSEINFLGRVSHQNLVKLLGYCCDDVEFLLVYEFMPKGSLEDHLFRRNTNTEPLSWDTRLKIAIGAARGLAFLHTSEKQIIYRDFKASNILLDEDYNAKISDFGLAKLGPSGGVSHVTTRIMGTYGYAAPEYIATGHLYVKSDVYGFGVVLLEILTGLRALDRNRPLEQQNLIEWAKPSLSDKRKLKSIMDERIEGQYSTKATMKAAHLTLKCLQRDHRKRPPMKDVLETLERIELIKDRRK, from the exons ATGGGTCTCTGCTTTTCTTCCTGCGCTCCTCGCCAAACACCCTCTAATTCTCTTCACTATTCTG GTTCAGGGCGTGAAGGCGAAAGTGTTAATGGAGGAAGCAGTAGCATTAGCAGTATCAGTGGGAACAACGTTGTGTTTCCGAGTGTGGAAACAAGGAACTTGAAGCAGTTCAATTTTGCAGAGCTGAAAGCTGCAACCAAGGGTTTCAGATCTGATACACTGCTTGGAGAAGGGGGTTTTGGGAAAGTTTACAAAGGGTGGTTGCATGAGGAGACATTGACACCAGCCAAAGCTGGATCTGGAATGGTGGTTGCTGTTAAGAAATTGAACTCAGAGAGCGTGCAGGGATTTCGAGAGTGGCAG TCTGAAATCAATTttttaggaagagtttctcacCAAAACCTGGTGAAGCTTTTGGGTTACTGTTGTGACGATGTGGAATTTCTACTTGTGTACGAGTTCATGCCAAAGGGAAGCTTGGAGGATCATCTCTTTAGAA GAAATACGAACACAGAACCACTGTCTTGGGACACCAGACTCAAAATAGCTATTGGTGCAGCTAGAGGCTTGGCTTTCTTACACACCTCAGAAAAGCAAATCATATACAGAGATTTCAAAGCCTCAAATATACTACTTGATGAG GATTACAATGcaaaaatttcagattttggtTTGGCCAAATTAGGCCCTTCTGGGGGAGTTTCACACGTGACTACCAGGATCATGGGCACATATGGCTATGCTGCTCCAGAATACATTGCAACAG GACACTTGTATGTGAAGAGTGATGTTTATGGTTTTGGTGTAGTGCTGCTTGAAATTCTTACAGGGTTGCGGGCACTTGATAGAAACCGACCCTTGGAGCAGCAGAATCTAATTGAATGGGCTAAGCCTTCTCTGTCTGataaaagaaagttgaaaagCATAATGGATGAGAGAATAGAGGGTCAGTATTCAACCAAGGCAACAATGAAAGCAGCACATTTAACTCTTAAATGCCTTCAACGTGACCATAGAAAACGTCCTCCCATGAAAGATGTTCTGGAAACATTGGAACGCATAGAACTTATAAAGGATAGAAGGAAATAA
- the LOC108335767 gene encoding protein PXR1: MACTIDFRCLDEGFGGKTYKRKREQQSQTQTDDVITGKYGVSLMDTDETVPPPAKRSALTSSENPDKPVYGQPSYDGVIAGKVSGRKWKQVRERRASATQVSRKGTTFEQREKEKMIKKAYKERMMELKEEIRLNKVEKRKKREEREKKKQENILKSGTKFQKITNPNTLKKIAKSKKRKQLRVVPDELLKK; this comes from the coding sequence ATGGCGTGCACAATCGACTTTCGCTGCCTCGACGAGGGTTTTGGCGGCAAAACCTACAAGCGCAAGAGGGAGCAGCAGTCCCAAACGCAAACGGATGACGTCATCACCGGTAAATATGGCGTTTCTCTCATGGACACCGACGAGACCGTCCCGCCTCCGGCGAAGCGATCGGCGCTAACGTCGTCTGAGAATCCGGACAAACCTGTTTACGGTCAGCCGAGCTACGACGGCGTGATTGCCGGTAAGGTATCCGGTCGGAAGTGGAAACAGGTGCGAGAGAGGAGGGCTTCGGCGACGCAGGTGAGCCGGAAAGGGACGACTTTCGAgcagagagaaaaggagaagatGATTAAGAAGGCGTACAAAGAGAGGATGATGGAGCTGAAGGAGGAGATTCGGTTGAACAAGGTGGAGAAGCGGAAGAAGAGAGAggaaagggagaagaagaaacaGGAGAATATTCTTAAATCTGGAACGAAGTTCCAAAAGATTACCAACCCTAACACCTTGAAGAAGATTGCCAAATCGAAAAAGCGGAAGCAGCTTAGGGTGGTTCCTGATGAATTGCTCAAGAAATAA
- the LOC108335903 gene encoding probable serine/threonine-protein kinase PIX13 isoform X1 yields MGVCFSSPGAHRSPNSTSPQGSARGSRDLTVSLGSLEGKREVSEESGVVGSSSGWSNSNSNSIVFPSLEMRKLKEFSFAELKAATKGFKSDALLGEGGFGKVYKGWLHKKTLTPTKAGSGIMVAIKKLNPESMQGLQEWQSEITFLGTVSHPNLVKLLGYCCDDVEFLLVYEFMPKGSLETHLFWRNTNTEPLSWDTRLKIAIGAARGLAYLHTSDKQIIYRDFKASNILLDEEFNAKISDFGLAKLGPSAGDSHVTTRIIGTYGYAAPEYIATGHLYVKSDVYGFGVVLLEMLKGMRALDQKRPSGQQNLVEWIKPYLSDKSKLKSDIMDEKIVGQYSTNAALKAARLTLKCLQTDPKLRPSMQQVLHTLETIQAIKLRTRKRTKHFPTINNFH; encoded by the exons ATGGGTGTCTGTTTTTCGTCCCCCGGTGCCCACCGTTCGCCCAACTCCACATCCCCTCaag GTTCAGCGCGTGGGAGTAGGGACTTGACAGTATCCTTGGGGAGCCTGGAAGGAAAGCGTGAAGTTTCGGAGGAGTCTGGGGTTGTCGGAAGCAGCAGTGGTTGGAGTAATAGCAACAGTAATAGCATTGTTTTTCCGAGTTTGGAAATGAGGAAGTTGAAGGAGTTTAGTTTCGCAGAGCTGAAAGCAGCTACAAAGGGTTTCAAGTCAGATGCGTTGCTTGGAGAAGGAGGTTTTGGGAAAGTTTACAAAGGATGGTTGCATAAGAAAACTCTGACACCAACCAAAGCTGGTTCTGGAATCATGGTAGCTATCAAAAAGTTGAATCCCGAAAGTATGCAGGGCCTCCAGGAGTGGCAG TCAGAAATCACGTTTTTGGGAACAGTTTCTCACCCAAACCTGGTGAAGCTTTTGGGTTACTGCTGTGACGACGTGGAATTTCTCCTTGTGTACGAATTCATGCCAAAGGGAAGCTTGGAGACTCATCTATTTTGGA GAAATACTAACACAGAACCTTTGTCTTGGGACACTCGACTGAAAATAGCTATTGGTGCAGCTCGGGGTTTGGCTTACTTGCACACCTCAGATAAGCAAATCATATACAGAGATTTCAAAGCCTCCAATATATTACTTGATGAG GAATTCAACGCGAAAATATCAGATTTTGGTTTGGCGAAACTAGGCCCTTCTGCGGGAGATTCACACGTGACAACGAGAATCATAGGAACATATGGTTATGCTGCTCCAGAATACATTGCAACAG GTCACCTATATGTGAAAAGTGATGTTTATGGATTTGGTGTGGTGCTGCTTGAAATGCTGAAAGGGATGAGAGCACTTGATCAAAAGCGGCCTTCAGGGCAGCAGAATCTGGTTGAATGGATTAAGCCTTATCTGTCTGATAAAAGTAAGTTGAAAAGTGATATTATGGATGAGAAGATTGTAGGTCAGTATTCAACAAATGCAGCACTCAAAGCAGCACGGCTTACTCTAAAATGCCTTCAAACTGACCCTAAACTACGTCCTTCTATGCAACAAGTTCTACACACATTGGAAACCATccaagctatcaaacttagaaCGAGGAAAAGAACCAAACATTTCCCAACTATCAACAATTTCCATTAG
- the LOC108335904 gene encoding protein RKD5 isoform X2 — MDSSPTNNTTLLTNLLLFNNTVQPELMRSLHVYRQGDEEERAVEREFLFSECGSYVEMQATPILKFVKSHVSQVFQGYKNGVWLCIFAFHDDHTPRFCRIPPLLLVSRNPKLQMVPNLLHDLHVIYKLDRKEEDKDTTLGSTGEECQGNSNNFQPSEKVFPVLDQDLNYLPYEEDESELLDNETDVESSPGLLGKKKRAPSDLVAKISLSDLVQYFGMPIVEASRNLNVGLTVLKRKCREFGIPRWPHRKIKSLDSLIHDLQATLTD; from the exons ATGGATTCCTCGCCGACCAACAATACCACTTTGCTCACCAACTTACTACTCTTCAATAACACCGTCCAACCAG AGTTGATGAGGAGCCTGCATGTGTACCGGCAAGGGGATGAAGAGGAAAGGGCAGTTGAGAGGGAGTTTTTGTTTTCAGAGTGTGGATCCTATGTGGAAATGCAGGCTACCCCAATTCTTAAATTTGTGAAATCCCATGTTTCTCAAGTGTTCCAAGGGTACAAGAATGGAGTGTGGCTTTGTATCTTTGCATTTCATGATGATCACACTCCTCGATTTTGCCGCATTCCTCCGCTTTTGTTGGTCTCAAG AAACCCAAAGCTTCAGATGGTTCCAAACTTGCTCCATGATCTCCACGTGATATACAAGTTGGACAGGAAGGAGGAAGACAAAGATACAACTCTAGGATCTACAGGGGAAGAATGTCAAGGGAACAGCAACAATTTCCAACCATCAGAAAAAGTCTTTCCCGTTCTTGATCAGGATCTCAATTATCTTCCTTACGAAGAAGATGAGTCTGAGTTACTAGACAATGAGACAGATGTTGAAAGTTCACCAG GTTTGCTAGGGAAAAAAAAGAGGGCACCCAGTGACCTGGTAGCAAAAATTTCCTTATCAGATTTGGTCCAGTACTTTGGTATGCCAATCGTAGAAGCATCAAGAAATCTAAATGTTGGGCTTACTGTTCTCAAGAGAAAGTGCAGAGAATTTGGTATTCCCCGCTGGCCTCATAGGAAGATCAAGTCACTTGATAGTCTCATTCATGATCTTCAG GCAACATTGACTGATTGA
- the LOC108335904 gene encoding protein RKD5 isoform X1, with the protein MDSSPTNNTTLLTNLLLFNNTVQPELMRSLHVYRQGDEEERAVEREFLFSECGSYVEMQATPILKFVKSHVSQVFQGYKNGVWLCIFAFHDDHTPRFCRIPPLLLVSRNPKLQMVPNLLHDLHVIYKLDRKEEDKDTTLGSTGEECQGNSNNFQPSEKVFPVLDQDLNYLPYEEDESELLDNETDVESSPGLLGKKKRAPSDLVAKISLSDLVQYFGMPIVEASRNLNVGLTVLKRKCREFGIPRWPHRKIKSLDSLIHDLQEEAKSQELEDMEAAMAVAKRQRMLECEKENIEKKPFMDIQTETKRFRQDVFKRRHRARAVGKHNSTVSNT; encoded by the exons ATGGATTCCTCGCCGACCAACAATACCACTTTGCTCACCAACTTACTACTCTTCAATAACACCGTCCAACCAG AGTTGATGAGGAGCCTGCATGTGTACCGGCAAGGGGATGAAGAGGAAAGGGCAGTTGAGAGGGAGTTTTTGTTTTCAGAGTGTGGATCCTATGTGGAAATGCAGGCTACCCCAATTCTTAAATTTGTGAAATCCCATGTTTCTCAAGTGTTCCAAGGGTACAAGAATGGAGTGTGGCTTTGTATCTTTGCATTTCATGATGATCACACTCCTCGATTTTGCCGCATTCCTCCGCTTTTGTTGGTCTCAAG AAACCCAAAGCTTCAGATGGTTCCAAACTTGCTCCATGATCTCCACGTGATATACAAGTTGGACAGGAAGGAGGAAGACAAAGATACAACTCTAGGATCTACAGGGGAAGAATGTCAAGGGAACAGCAACAATTTCCAACCATCAGAAAAAGTCTTTCCCGTTCTTGATCAGGATCTCAATTATCTTCCTTACGAAGAAGATGAGTCTGAGTTACTAGACAATGAGACAGATGTTGAAAGTTCACCAG GTTTGCTAGGGAAAAAAAAGAGGGCACCCAGTGACCTGGTAGCAAAAATTTCCTTATCAGATTTGGTCCAGTACTTTGGTATGCCAATCGTAGAAGCATCAAGAAATCTAAATGTTGGGCTTACTGTTCTCAAGAGAAAGTGCAGAGAATTTGGTATTCCCCGCTGGCCTCATAGGAAGATCAAGTCACTTGATAGTCTCATTCATGATCTTCAG GAAGAGGCAAAGAGCCAAGAATTGGAGGACATGGAAGCAGCAATGGCAGTGGCCAAGAGACAAAGGATGTTGGAGTGTGAAAAGGAAAACATAGAGAAGAAGCCCTTCATGGACATTCAAACCGAAACAAAGAGGTTCAGGCAAGATGTTTTCAAGAGAAGACACAGAGCAAGAGCTGTTGGAAAACATAATTCTACAGTATCCAACACATAG